Within Pseudomonas paeninsulae, the genomic segment CCCAGCGTGAGATGATCGAACAACTGCGCGACCACCTCAACGCGCAACGCCCCGGTAAACGGTTATGAACCCGCTGGATCAACTCGAGCCCCTGATCGCCCCGGCGCCGATCGACTGGTGGCCGCCCGCACCTGGCTGGTGGCTGCTGGCCTTGCTCGTGCCACTGCTGCTGTGGGGCCTGACGCGCTTGCTGCAACGTCTACGCCGCACGCGCACAGCGAACGTCAGCGACAACGCCCTCGATCCGCTGCGGGTAGCCGCCCTGGTGGAGCTCGAACAACTGGGCAAACCCTACGACGGTGCTCCCGCCGGCCCCTGGCTGCAACAGCTCAACGGTCTGCTCAAGCGCCTGTGCCGCCAGCACTACCCGCAAAGCCACAGCCACACCCTGAGCAGTCGAGGCTGGCTGGCGTTTCTCGACAGCCGTTGCCCGGCGGCCGGCCTGACCCGCTGGATGATTCTGGTCGAAGGCGCCTATCGACCGCACTGCACGCTCGACGACAAGGCCATCGACGGGCTCAACCAGGCGGTCGCCATCTGGATTCGCAAGCATGTTTGAATTCGCCTGGCCGTGGCTCATCCTGCTCGCGCCGCTGCCCTGGTTGCTGCGTCTGCTGCTGCCGGCGGCAGACAGCGGCGAGGCGGCCCTGAAAGTCAGCTTCCTCGGCGAGCTGGAAGGTTTGGCCGGACGCCGCGCGCGGGCCAACCTGCCGGCCTGGCGCCAGCAGGCGCCCTTCGCCCTGCTCTGGCTGCTGCTACTTACAGCCGCCGCCCGCCCGGAATGGGTCGGCGAACCGCTGCCAATGCCCGCCAGCGGCCGCGACCTGCTGCTCGCGGTGGATGTGTCCGGCTCCATGGCCTACGCCGACATGCGCTGGGAAGACGAGGAAGTCGACCGCCTGACCCTGGTCAAACACCTGCTGGGCGACTTCATCGAAGGCCGTCAGGGCGACCGCGTCGGCCTGATCCTGTTCGGCAGCCAGGCCTATCTGCAGGCGCCCCTGACCTTCGACCGGCGCACCGTGCGCACCTGGCTCGACGAAGCGGTGATCGGCATCGCCGGCAAGAACACCGCCATCGGCGATGCCATCGGCCTGTCGGTCAAGCGCCTACGCCAACGCCCGGCGGATAGTCGCGTGCTGGTGCTGGTGACCGATGGCGCCAATACTGGTGGTGAGATCGAACCGATGATCGCGGCACGTCTGGCCGCCGAGGAAGGAATTAAGATCTACCCGATCGGCATTGGCGCAGACCCGCAACAAGGCGGGATCGCTGGCCTGTTCGGTCTCAATCCGGGGCTGGATCTGGACGAACCGAGCCTGCGCGCGATAGCCGATGTGACCGGCGGCGAATACTTCCGCGCCCGCGACAGCAGCGAACTGCGTGCCATCGAGCAGCAGCTCGACCGCCTCGAACCGGTAGCTCAGCAGCCGACCCTGGCCCGTCCGGCCCAGGCGCTGTATGCCTGGCCACTGAGCGCCGCGCTGCTGCTGAGCATGCTGCTGGTGGGCCGCGAACTCTGGCCGCAACCGCAACAACGGCTACGCCTATTGGCGCAACGTCCCTGGCGGAGACAGCCATGATCGAAGATTGGCTACTGGGTTTATGGCCCCACTGGCTGCGCCCTTACTGGCTGCTGCTGGTGCCACTGCTGGCGGTGCTGCTCTGGCAACTCTGGCACCGGGAGAAACGCGCCGGGCGCTGGCAACTGCTGCTGCCGCCGGCGTTTCACGCGGCGCTGCTCAGCGGCGGCCGAGGTCGCACCAGCCGCCTGCCCTCGATCGCCCTCGGGCTGGCCTGGCTGCTGGCCCTGCTGGCGCTGTTTGGCCCCAGCTGGCAACGCCTGGAGCAGAGCAATCTGAAACCCGCCGACCCGCTGGTGATCATGCTCGAACTGACCCCACAGATGCTCGCCAGCGACACTTCGCCCAACCGCCTGGAGCAGGCCAAACGCAAGCTGCTCGACCTGCTCCAGGCGCGCCGCGATGCGCAGACTGCAATCGTGGTCTTCGCCGGCAGCGCACACACCCTGGTGCCGCTATCCGACGACCTGGCCACCAGTCGCAACCTGCTCGAATCACTCAAACCCTCGATCATGCCCGAGCCCGGCCGGCGCGCGGACCTGGCGCTGAACAAGGCGCTGCAACTGCTTGAACAGGGCGGCCAGGGCCAGGGCCGCATCCTCCTGATCGGCAGCGGCCTGGATCAGCAGGAACGCCTCGGTATCCGCCAGGCGCTCGGCAGCAACGGTGCACGCCTGCATATGCTTGGGATCGGCAGCACCGAGGGTGCGCCTATCGTTCAGGAAAACGGCTCGTTTCTCAAAGACGCCCAAGGCGCAATCCTCATCCCGCGCCTCGACAGCGCTGGCCTCGCCCGCTTCGCCCGACAGATCGGCGGGCGTTATCAGCAGGTCAGCCTGGATGACCGCGACCTGCGCAACCTCGGTCTGCTCGCGGCGCCCCAACAACTGCACCGCGACGGCGAACAGACGCGCCTGCAGGCCTGGGCCGATCAAGGCCACTGGCTGCTCCTGCCGCTGTTGCTGCTAGCCGCCTGCGCCGGCCGCCGCGGCTGGTTGTTCTGCCTGCCGCTACTGCTGCTCGGCGCACCGCAGACCAGCTACGCCTTCAGTTTTGACGACCTCTGGTGGCGCGCCGATCAACAAGGCCAGCGCCTGCTCGATGCGCAACGCCCGGGCGAAGCTGCCGAACGCTTCCAGGATCCGCAGTGGCAGGGTCTGGCGCTCTACCAGGCGGGCGATTACCCGGCCGCGGCCGAACGTTTCGCTCGCGGCGACAACGCCATCGCCCACTACAACCGTGGCAACGCCCTGGCCCGCAGCAATGAACTCGAAGCCGCCCTGGATGCCTACAGCCAAGCCGTGGAATTGCAGCCGGACCTGCTCCCGGCGCAGAACAACAAAACCCTGATCGAACAACTGTTGCAGCAAAACCAACAAGAGCAAAACCAGCAGCAAAATTCGCCAGAACAAGCGGACAGCATACCCACCCCACCGCAACCGCAGGCCGGGCCCGCGCAGCCTGATGCCGACAAACCGCCGCCCGCCTCCGGCCAAACCAGCCCGGGCGACGAGGAGCAAGCGCCCAGCCAGCCCACGCCCGGCGACAGCGACAAGCCAACACCCAGCGAACCGGACGATGACCTCCAGAGCGAAGAACAAATCGCCAGCTCCGCGCCGCCCCTCGATAGCGAGCGGCGCCAGGCCCTGGAACAATGGCTGCGGCAAATCCCCGATGAACCCGGTGAATTACTGCGACGTAAATTCTGGTACGAACAGCAACA encodes:
- a CDS encoding DUF4381 domain-containing protein; this translates as MNPLDQLEPLIAPAPIDWWPPAPGWWLLALLVPLLLWGLTRLLQRLRRTRTANVSDNALDPLRVAALVELEQLGKPYDGAPAGPWLQQLNGLLKRLCRQHYPQSHSHTLSSRGWLAFLDSRCPAAGLTRWMILVEGAYRPHCTLDDKAIDGLNQAVAIWIRKHV
- a CDS encoding vWA domain-containing protein: MFEFAWPWLILLAPLPWLLRLLLPAADSGEAALKVSFLGELEGLAGRRARANLPAWRQQAPFALLWLLLLTAAARPEWVGEPLPMPASGRDLLLAVDVSGSMAYADMRWEDEEVDRLTLVKHLLGDFIEGRQGDRVGLILFGSQAYLQAPLTFDRRTVRTWLDEAVIGIAGKNTAIGDAIGLSVKRLRQRPADSRVLVLVTDGANTGGEIEPMIAARLAAEEGIKIYPIGIGADPQQGGIAGLFGLNPGLDLDEPSLRAIADVTGGEYFRARDSSELRAIEQQLDRLEPVAQQPTLARPAQALYAWPLSAALLLSMLLVGRELWPQPQQRLRLLAQRPWRRQP
- a CDS encoding VWA domain-containing protein, which produces MIEDWLLGLWPHWLRPYWLLLVPLLAVLLWQLWHREKRAGRWQLLLPPAFHAALLSGGRGRTSRLPSIALGLAWLLALLALFGPSWQRLEQSNLKPADPLVIMLELTPQMLASDTSPNRLEQAKRKLLDLLQARRDAQTAIVVFAGSAHTLVPLSDDLATSRNLLESLKPSIMPEPGRRADLALNKALQLLEQGGQGQGRILLIGSGLDQQERLGIRQALGSNGARLHMLGIGSTEGAPIVQENGSFLKDAQGAILIPRLDSAGLARFARQIGGRYQQVSLDDRDLRNLGLLAAPQQLHRDGEQTRLQAWADQGHWLLLPLLLLAACAGRRGWLFCLPLLLLGAPQTSYAFSFDDLWWRADQQGQRLLDAQRPGEAAERFQDPQWQGLALYQAGDYPAAAERFARGDNAIAHYNRGNALARSNELEAALDAYSQAVELQPDLLPAQNNKTLIEQLLQQNQQEQNQQQNSPEQADSIPTPPQPQAGPAQPDADKPPPASGQTSPGDEEQAPSQPTPGDSDKPTPSEPDDDLQSEEQIASSAPPLDSERRQALEQWLRQIPDEPGELLRRKFWYEQQQRQEQKR